Proteins encoded by one window of Desulfomonilia bacterium:
- a CDS encoding SDR family oxidoreductase → MDLGLKGKSAVIAGASRGLGFSIAKALGLEGARLAICSRDSVNINKACDELKSLSIEAIAYTADVSNPSGTKEFIEKAAQDLGGIDILVTNAGGPPAMSFEAIDDNTWEEGFRLNLLSTIVMIRAAIPFMKEKKSGRIINLTSIAVKQPIEGLIISNTVRAGVIGLAKTLSRELAPFNITINNILPGYFMTERVEKLAKSLAGLKNVRPEEILEFWKNEIPLKRIGDPDEIGHLAAFLASEKAAYITGTSIPIDGGFYKGLM, encoded by the coding sequence ATGGATCTGGGGCTAAAAGGAAAATCTGCGGTAATAGCCGGTGCAAGCAGAGGACTGGGCTTCTCTATAGCAAAAGCTCTGGGCCTTGAAGGTGCCAGACTTGCAATATGTTCAAGGGACAGCGTCAATATCAATAAGGCATGTGATGAGCTGAAGTCACTTTCAATTGAAGCGATCGCCTATACCGCGGATGTCAGCAATCCGTCCGGGACAAAGGAATTTATTGAGAAAGCAGCGCAAGATCTGGGCGGAATAGACATCCTTGTTACAAATGCAGGAGGTCCGCCTGCCATGTCTTTTGAGGCAATAGACGACAACACATGGGAAGAGGGATTCCGGCTGAATCTTTTAAGTACAATCGTAATGATCCGCGCCGCAATCCCGTTCATGAAGGAAAAGAAATCGGGACGGATAATCAACCTCACTTCAATTGCCGTCAAACAGCCTATTGAGGGGCTTATCATTTCAAACACGGTGCGTGCAGGCGTTATTGGACTTGCAAAGACTCTCTCGAGAGAGCTTGCCCCGTTTAATATAACCATCAACAACATTCTGCCCGGCTATTTCATGACCGAGCGCGTCGAAAAGCTTGCAAAAAGCCTTGCCGGACTTAAAAACGTCAGACCTGAAGAAATTCTTGAGTTCTGGAAAAATGAAATACCGCTCAAACGTATCGGAGACCCGGACGAAATAGGCCATCTGGCTGCATTCTTGGCGTCTGAAAAGGCGGCCTATATAACAGGGACCTCGATCCCGATTGACGGCGGGTTCTATAAGGGGCTGATGTAA